One genomic region from Terriglobus aquaticus encodes:
- a CDS encoding DUF853 domain-containing protein, which translates to MPEPLLIAKSGTLDLHLLPNMANRHGLVAGATGTGKTVTLQVMAEAFSSIGVPVFAADVKGDLSGISMPGAASDKFDARLTKLGLPPYQFSGSPVTFWDVFGEEGHPLRTTVSEIGPLLFARILNLNETQTAVLTLVFKIADDQGLLLLDMKDLKAVLNAVGDNAKSYQTEYGNISAASIGAIQRGLVTLEQQGGAKFLGEPALNIDDLLQTVDGRGVVNLLAADKLMQSPQLYATFLLWLLSELYEHLPEAGDLPKPKLVFFFDEAHLLFNDLPQQLSQKIEQVVRLIRSKGVGIYFVTQNPADIPPVVLSQLGNRVQHALRAFTPQEQKAVKVAAQTFRANPQLNTEEAISQLGVGEALVSFLDENGTPQMVERAWVVPPHGRIGPVTPDERKSLMQASCVAGVYEQTVDRESAYERLQGKAAAGATAPVNAPVPTVSPNAPAPAGAPQAASGGGWFHEITQVLTQRGPTGPRGGRGSDSILETVTKSAARAAASTAGRQIMRGVLGSLLGGALGGSSGRR; encoded by the coding sequence ATGCCTGAACCACTGCTGATTGCAAAGAGCGGAACGCTGGATCTTCACCTGCTGCCCAACATGGCCAATCGTCACGGCCTTGTCGCCGGAGCCACCGGCACCGGCAAGACGGTCACGCTACAGGTCATGGCCGAGGCCTTCAGCAGCATCGGCGTGCCCGTCTTCGCGGCCGACGTCAAAGGCGACCTCAGTGGCATCAGCATGCCCGGTGCCGCGAGCGACAAGTTCGATGCGCGCCTCACGAAGCTCGGTCTGCCGCCGTACCAATTCAGCGGATCGCCGGTCACCTTCTGGGACGTCTTCGGGGAAGAGGGTCACCCGCTGCGCACCACGGTCAGCGAGATCGGCCCGCTGCTGTTTGCGCGCATCCTGAACCTGAACGAGACGCAAACCGCCGTGCTTACGCTGGTGTTCAAGATCGCCGACGACCAGGGCCTCCTCTTGCTCGACATGAAAGATCTGAAGGCCGTGCTGAACGCCGTCGGCGACAACGCAAAGAGCTATCAGACCGAGTACGGCAACATCTCCGCCGCCAGCATCGGGGCCATTCAGCGTGGCCTGGTCACGCTGGAGCAGCAGGGCGGGGCGAAGTTCCTGGGCGAGCCCGCGCTCAACATCGACGATCTGCTGCAAACCGTGGATGGCCGCGGCGTGGTCAACCTGCTGGCAGCGGACAAGCTGATGCAGTCGCCGCAGCTCTACGCCACGTTCCTCTTATGGCTGCTGAGCGAACTGTACGAGCACCTGCCCGAGGCCGGCGACCTGCCCAAACCGAAGCTGGTCTTCTTCTTCGACGAGGCACACCTGCTCTTCAACGATCTGCCGCAGCAGCTCTCGCAGAAGATTGAGCAGGTGGTGCGGCTGATCCGGTCCAAGGGCGTCGGCATCTACTTCGTCACGCAGAACCCGGCAGACATTCCGCCCGTGGTGCTCAGCCAGCTCGGCAATCGCGTGCAGCATGCCTTGCGCGCCTTCACCCCTCAGGAGCAGAAGGCGGTGAAGGTGGCGGCGCAAACCTTCCGCGCCAATCCTCAACTGAACACGGAAGAGGCGATTTCGCAGCTTGGCGTGGGCGAGGCTCTCGTTTCGTTCCTGGATGAGAACGGCACGCCGCAGATGGTCGAGCGCGCCTGGGTGGTGCCGCCCCACGGGCGCATCGGCCCGGTCACGCCCGACGAGCGCAAATCGCTCATGCAGGCTTCCTGCGTTGCGGGCGTATACGAGCAGACCGTCGACCGTGAAAGCGCCTATGAACGCCTGCAGGGCAAGGCCGCGGCGGGCGCAACCGCGCCGGTGAACGCGCCCGTTCCCACCGTTTCGCCCAACGCTCCCGCTCCCGCCGGTGCGCCGCAAGCAGCCAGCGGCGGCGGCTGGTTTCACGAGATCACGCAGGTGCTCACACAGCGCGGCCCAACTGGCCCGCGTGGAGGCCGAGGCAGCGACTCCATCCTGGAGACGGTGACCAAGAGTGCTGCGCGCGCTGCTGCCTCCACCGCCGGCCGGCAGATCATGCGCGGCGTTCTTGGCTCCCTGCTTGGCGGCGCTCTGGGCGGTTCGTCTGGCCGTCGATAG